The DNA window GGCCGGCCACCCCGGCCGCCCCCGACCCGACGGCCGGCCTGCTGCCGCAGCACGAGCCGGTCCGGCTGCTCGACCCGGACGGCACCGCGCTACCGGCCCGTGACGACTACCCCGAGCCGCCGGTCGAGGCGCTGCGCGAGATGTACCGGCGGATGGTCGTCGGCCGCCGCTTCGACACCCAGGCCACCGCGCTGACCAAGCAGGGCCGCCTCGCCGTCTATCCGTCCGCGCGCGGCCAGGAGGCCTGCCAGGTCGGCGGCGTGCTCGCGCTGCGCGACTCGGACTGGGTCTTCCCCACCTACCGGGAGTCGCTGGCGCTGACCGCCCGCGGCCTCGACCCGGTCGAGGTGCTCACCCTCCTGCGCGGCGACTGGCACTGCGGGTACGATCCGGCGGTCACCCGCACCGCGCCGCAGTGCACCCCGCTCGCCACCCAGACCGTGCACGCCGCCGGGCTGGCCTACGGCGAGTCCTACCAGGGGCGCGACACCGTGGCGCTCGCGTTCATCGGCGACGGCGCGACCAGCGAGGGCGACTTCCACGAGGGCGTCAACTTCGCCGCCGTGTTCAAGGCCCCGGTCGTGTTCCTGGTGCAGAACAACAAATACGCGATCAGCGTGCCGCTGTCCCGGCAGACCGCCGCGCCCAGCCTGGCCTACAAGGGCGTCGGCTACGGGGTGCCCAGCGAGCAGGTCGACGGCAACGACCCGGTGGCCGTGCTGGCGGTGCTGAACCGCGCCGTCGCGCACGCCCGCGCCGGCCAGGGCCCGTACCTGGTCGAGGCGCACACCTACCGGATGGAGCCGCACACCAACGCCGACGACCAGACCCGCTACCGCGACGCCGAGGAGGTCGAGGCGTGGCGCGACCGCGACCCGATCGCCCGGCTGGAGGCCCACCTGCGGTCCCGGGGCGTGCTCGACGACGCCGCGGTCACGGCGGTCGCCGAGGAGGCCGAGGCGTACGCCTCGGCGCTGCGCCGGCGGATGGACGAGCAGCCCACGGTCGACCCGCTCAGCCTCTTCGACCACGTCTACGCCGAGCCCACCCCGCAACTGGTCGAGCAGCGGGAACTGGTCCGGGCCGAGCTGGCCGCGGCCCGCGACGAGGAGGGGGACGCCTGATGGCCGCCGTGACCATGGCGAAGGCGCTCAACGCCGCGCTCGCCGACGCGCTGCTCGACGACGAGCGGGTGGTCGTCTTCGGTGAGGACGTCGGTCAGCTCGGCGGCGTCTTCCGGATCACCGACGGGTTGCAGGCCCGCTTCGGCGACAAGCGCTGCTTCGACACCCCGCTCGCCGAGGCGGGCATCGTCGGCTTCGCGGTCGGCCTGGCCATGTCCGGGCTGCGACCCGTGGTGGAGATGCAGTTCGACGCGTTCGCCTACCCGGCGTTCGAGCAGATCGCCTCGCACGTGGCGAAGCTGCGCAACCGGACCCGGGGCGCGCTCAGCGTGCCGATCGTGATCCGGGTGCCCTACGCCGGCGGCATCGGCGGGGTGGAGCACCACTGCGACTCGTCCGAGGCCTACTACGCGCACACCCCCGGGCTGAAGGTGGTCACGCCGGCCACCGTCGACGACGCGTACTCATTGCTGCGCGCCGCGATCGACGACCCGGACCCGGTGGTGTTCCTGGAGCCGAAGAAGCTCTACTTCGCCAGCGCCGAGGCGGAGCTGCCGGCGCGCACCGCCCCGATCGGCACGGCGGTGGTTCGCCGGCCCGGCACCGACGCGACGCTCGTCGCGTACGGCCCGGCGGTGCCGGTGGCGCTGGCCGCGGCGGAGGCGGCCCGCGAGGAGGGTTGGGACCTGGAGGTGGTCGACGTGCGCAGCATCGTGCCGTTCGACGACGCCACCGTCACCGAGTCGGTCCGCCGTACCGGCCGGTGCGTGGTGATCCAGGAGGCGCAGGGCTTCGCCGGTGTCGGCGCCGAGATCGCCGCCCGGGTGCAGGAGCGCTGTTTCCACGCGCTGCACGCCCCGGTGCTGCGGGTGTCCGGGCTGGACATCCCGTATCCGGCGCCGATGCTGGAGCACACCCACCTGCCGTCGGTCGACCGGGTCCTGGACGCCGTGGCCCGGTTGCAGTGGGACGACCAGCCCGACACCCGGTGGGTGGCGGCATGAGCGAACGCACCGAGCGCAGCGAGGGCCGTGAGCGCGTGCCCGGCCGGCCCGGCATGAGCGAACGCACCGAGCGCAGCGAGGGCCGTGAGCGCGTGCCCGGCCGGCCCGGCATGAGCGAACGCACCGAGCGCACCGAGCGGCCCGACACGAGCGCGACCGTCGGGACCCGCGACTTCCTTCTGCCCGACCTGGGTGAGGGGTTGAGCGAGGCGGAGATCGTCGAGTGGCGGGTCGCGGTCGGCGACGTGGTCACTGTGGACCAGACCGTGGTCGAGGTGGAGACCGCCAAGGCCGTCGTCGACGTGCCCTGCCCGTACCCCGGTCGGGTCGTGGCGCTGCACGGCGCGGCCGGTGAGGTCCGTCCGGTCGGCCAGCCGCTGATCACCATCGCCGCGCTCGACGGCGAGGACGCCGCGGACCCGCACGCCACCTACCGCGAGGAGGAGCGGGCCGGCTCCGGCAACGTTCTGATCGGGTACGGCACCGGGCACGGCGGCCCGGGCCGCCGGCGTCGCCGGCCCCGCCTGTCGGTCGCCCCGGAGCCCCGCACGCCGGCCCCGGCGGACTCCGGCTCCGGTCCCGTATCGCCGGCCGGCTCGTCGGCGGTGACCGGCGTTTCGCCCGGCGCGTCGGCTCCGGACGGCTCGCCCGCACCGGCGGGCCGGGCCTCCGACCCGGCGCGGACCGGTGGCCCGGCCCCGGCGCCGCTGGTCATCTCGCCGATCGTGCGGCGGCTGGCGAAGGAACGCGGGGTCGACCTGGCGTCGCTGCGCGGCACCGGCCCCGGTGGCGTGATCCGCCGGTCGGACGTGGAGACGGCCCTGTCCGCCCCGGCGGCACGGCTGGCGGCGGTGCCGGACGCGCCGGACGCGCAGTTCGCCCCGACCGGCGACGGTGACGTGGTCGTCCCGCTGACCGGCATCCGCAAGGTCATCGCCGACAAGCTCTCCCGCAGCCGGCGGGAGATCCCCGAGGTGACCATCTGGGTGGACGTGGACGCCACCGGGCTGCTGGAGACGCGCACCGCGATCAACGCCGCGACCCCGGCCGCGCCGGTGAGCATCCTGGCCCTGCTGGCCCGGATCTGCCTCAGCGGCCTGCGGAAGTATCCGCAGCTCAACGCGCGTGTCGACACGGCGGGCGAGCGGATCGTGCAGTCCGCCGGGGTGCACCTGGGCATCGCCGCGCAGACCGACCGTGGCCTGGTCGTGCCGGTACTGCGCGACGCCCAGCGGCTCACCACCGCCGAGCTGGCCGGCGCGCTGGCCGAAACCACGGCGGCGGCCCGGGCCGGCACGCTGCCGCCCGCCCGGCTGACCGGCGGCACGTTCACGCTCAACAACTACGGCGTGTTCGGGGTGGACGGCTCCACCCCGATCATCAACCACCCGGAGGCGGCGCTGCTCGGCGTCGGGCGGATCGTGGACAAGCCCTGGGTCGTCGACGGTCAGCTCGCGGTCCGCAAGGTGACGCAGCTCAGCCTCACCTTCGACCACCGGGTCTGTGACGGCGGTGTGGCGGGTGGCTTCCTGCGCCACGTGGCCGACTGCGTCGAGCGGCCCGCTCTGCTGGTCGCCAACGTCTGACACCCCGCCCCTGAGCGGTCGAGGTCGGGACCGGGGAGATCTTGGTACGAGTGTGCCCCTCCGGGGGCCGTTCCGTACCAAGATCTCCGCCGGCCTCATCAGGTGGAACCGACCGGTGAGCGGCAACCCGGACGATCGGGCCGGGGCAATACCGTTCCGGTCGTCGTCCGCCCATGCTCCGCAGCCGTTTCCGAGCAATTCCGCCGAAGGTGCCACCCCGTGACGCCCGGCCTACAGAATGTAGGCGAGGGGGTTCGGAAATGGGGGGCGAAATATGTTTGTGAGGCGGCGAC is part of the Micromonospora sp. WMMD980 genome and encodes:
- the pdhA gene encoding pyruvate dehydrogenase (acetyl-transferring) E1 component subunit alpha, which translates into the protein MGPPHVQEVPAVTTTPQAVRRASPRTRRPATPAAPDPTAGLLPQHEPVRLLDPDGTALPARDDYPEPPVEALREMYRRMVVGRRFDTQATALTKQGRLAVYPSARGQEACQVGGVLALRDSDWVFPTYRESLALTARGLDPVEVLTLLRGDWHCGYDPAVTRTAPQCTPLATQTVHAAGLAYGESYQGRDTVALAFIGDGATSEGDFHEGVNFAAVFKAPVVFLVQNNKYAISVPLSRQTAAPSLAYKGVGYGVPSEQVDGNDPVAVLAVLNRAVAHARAGQGPYLVEAHTYRMEPHTNADDQTRYRDAEEVEAWRDRDPIARLEAHLRSRGVLDDAAVTAVAEEAEAYASALRRRMDEQPTVDPLSLFDHVYAEPTPQLVEQRELVRAELAAARDEEGDA
- a CDS encoding dihydrolipoamide acetyltransferase family protein, with the translated sequence MSERTERTERPDTSATVGTRDFLLPDLGEGLSEAEIVEWRVAVGDVVTVDQTVVEVETAKAVVDVPCPYPGRVVALHGAAGEVRPVGQPLITIAALDGEDAADPHATYREEERAGSGNVLIGYGTGHGGPGRRRRRPRLSVAPEPRTPAPADSGSGPVSPAGSSAVTGVSPGASAPDGSPAPAGRASDPARTGGPAPAPLVISPIVRRLAKERGVDLASLRGTGPGGVIRRSDVETALSAPAARLAAVPDAPDAQFAPTGDGDVVVPLTGIRKVIADKLSRSRREIPEVTIWVDVDATGLLETRTAINAATPAAPVSILALLARICLSGLRKYPQLNARVDTAGERIVQSAGVHLGIAAQTDRGLVVPVLRDAQRLTTAELAGALAETTAAARAGTLPPARLTGGTFTLNNYGVFGVDGSTPIINHPEAALLGVGRIVDKPWVVDGQLAVRKVTQLSLTFDHRVCDGGVAGGFLRHVADCVERPALLVANV
- a CDS encoding alpha-ketoacid dehydrogenase subunit beta; translation: MAAVTMAKALNAALADALLDDERVVVFGEDVGQLGGVFRITDGLQARFGDKRCFDTPLAEAGIVGFAVGLAMSGLRPVVEMQFDAFAYPAFEQIASHVAKLRNRTRGALSVPIVIRVPYAGGIGGVEHHCDSSEAYYAHTPGLKVVTPATVDDAYSLLRAAIDDPDPVVFLEPKKLYFASAEAELPARTAPIGTAVVRRPGTDATLVAYGPAVPVALAAAEAAREEGWDLEVVDVRSIVPFDDATVTESVRRTGRCVVIQEAQGFAGVGAEIAARVQERCFHALHAPVLRVSGLDIPYPAPMLEHTHLPSVDRVLDAVARLQWDDQPDTRWVAA